The following proteins are co-located in the Oceanimonas sp. GK1 genome:
- the rplC gene encoding 50S ribosomal protein L3, translating to MAIGLVGRKLGMTRVFTEDGVSIPVTVIEVDANRVTQVKTLEQDGYAAIQVTAGTKKANRITKPEAGHFAKAGVEAGRGLWEFRLGEGEGDSIEVGAELKVDIFADVKKVDVTGTSKGKGFAGAVKRWNFRTQDMTHGNSLSHRAPGSIGQNQTPGRVFKGKKMAGHMGAERVTTQNLEVVRVDVDRNLLLIKGAVPGATNGNVIVKPAVKA from the coding sequence ATGGCAATCGGTCTAGTAGGTCGTAAGCTGGGTATGACCCGTGTCTTCACCGAAGACGGCGTGTCCATCCCGGTCACCGTTATCGAAGTAGATGCCAACCGTGTTACCCAGGTGAAAACACTGGAACAGGATGGCTATGCTGCCATCCAGGTGACCGCTGGCACCAAGAAAGCGAACCGCATCACCAAACCGGAAGCTGGCCACTTCGCCAAAGCCGGTGTGGAAGCAGGTCGCGGTCTGTGGGAATTCCGCCTGGGTGAAGGCGAAGGCGACAGCATCGAAGTTGGTGCCGAGCTGAAAGTCGACATCTTTGCTGATGTCAAGAAAGTAGACGTTACCGGTACTTCCAAGGGTAAGGGTTTCGCTGGTGCTGTTAAGCGCTGGAACTTCCGCACTCAGGACATGACTCACGGCAACTCTCTGTCTCACCGCGCTCCGGGTTCTATTGGTCAGAACCAGACTCCGGGTCGCGTGTTCAAGGGCAAGAAAATGGCCGGTCACATGGGTGCTGAGCGGGTAACCACTCAGAACCTGGAAGTGGTTCGCGTTGATGTTGATCGTAACCTGCTGCTCATCAAAGGTGCAGTCCCGGGTGCGACTAACGGCAACGTCATCGTTAAACCTGCCGTTAAAGCGTAA
- the rplD gene encoding 50S ribosomal protein L4: MELVMKDAQGALEVSETTFGREFNEALVHQVVVAYAAGARQGTRAQKTRSEVSGGGKKPWRQKGTGRARAGTIRSPIWRSGGVTFAAKPQDHSQKVNKKMYRGAIKSILSELVRQERLIVVEKFGVEAPKTKELVAKLKQWDLNDVLIVTGEVDENLFLAARNLYKVDVRDVAGIDPVSLIAFDKVLVTADAVKQIEEMLA; this comes from the coding sequence ATGGAATTGGTAATGAAAGACGCGCAAGGCGCTCTTGAAGTTTCCGAAACTACCTTCGGGCGTGAGTTCAACGAAGCTCTGGTGCATCAGGTTGTTGTGGCCTATGCCGCCGGTGCTCGTCAAGGTACTCGTGCTCAGAAGACCCGTTCCGAAGTGTCCGGCGGCGGCAAGAAGCCGTGGCGCCAGAAGGGCACCGGCCGGGCCCGTGCCGGTACCATCCGCTCTCCGATTTGGCGTTCCGGTGGTGTGACTTTCGCGGCCAAACCGCAAGATCACAGCCAGAAGGTCAACAAGAAGATGTACCGTGGTGCCATCAAGAGCATCCTCTCCGAGCTGGTACGTCAAGAGCGTCTGATCGTGGTAGAGAAGTTCGGTGTGGAAGCGCCGAAGACCAAAGAGCTGGTTGCCAAGCTGAAGCAGTGGGATCTGAACGACGTTCTGATCGTGACTGGCGAAGTGGACGAGAACCTGTTCCTGGCCGCTCGCAACCTGTACAAGGTTGACGTGCGTGACGTGGCCGGTATCGACCCGGTTTCTCTGATCGCGTTCGACAAGGTACTGGTAACTGCCGACGCAGTTAAGCAAATCGAGGAGATGCTGGCATGA
- the rplV gene encoding 50S ribosomal protein L22, translating to MEAIAKHRFARTSAQKARLVADQVRGLSVDKALNVLAFSPKKAAVLVKKVLESAIANAEHNEGADIDELKVTKIFVDEGPTMKRIRPRAKGRADRIMKRTSHITVVVSDR from the coding sequence ATGGAAGCTATAGCTAAACACCGCTTTGCTCGTACTTCTGCCCAGAAGGCGCGCCTGGTAGCCGATCAAGTTCGCGGCTTGTCCGTAGACAAGGCACTGAATGTCCTGGCGTTCAGCCCGAAAAAGGCTGCCGTTCTGGTCAAGAAGGTACTGGAATCTGCCATTGCTAATGCCGAGCACAACGAAGGTGCGGATATCGATGAGCTGAAGGTGACCAAGATCTTCGTTGACGAAGGTCCCACCATGAAGCGTATTCGTCCTCGTGCCAAGGGCCGCGCGGACCGTATCATGAAGCGTACCAGCCACATCACTGTGGTTGTGTCCGACCGCTAA
- the argH gene encoding argininosuccinate lyase: MALWGGRFTQAADTRFKQFNDSLRFDYRLAEQDIVGSVAWSQALAKVGVLTADEQQRLEQALNDLKARVVADPEQILQSDAEDIHSWVEGELIAAVGDLGKKLHTGRSRNDQVATDLKLWCKAQVPQLLEKIDALQQQLVAVAREQQGTVLPGYTHLQRAQPVTFSHWCLAYVEMLERDYTRLQDAAARMDTCPLGSGALAGTGFPVDRHALAVSLGFAGPTRNSLDSVSDRDHVLELINCAVNSMMHLSRFAEDLIFYNSGEAGFLELSDAVTSGSSLMPQKKNPDALELIRGKTGRVFGAYAGMMMTLKALPLAYNKDMQEDKEGLFDALDTWYDCLEMAEMVLHDLKVNEDKTREAAQGGYSNATEMADYLVSKGIPFREAHHIVGAIVVHAIGKKLPMEALPLADFKQFSDVIEDDVYPRLTLESSLASRCALGGVAPKQVEVALANAEQHLKARK; the protein is encoded by the coding sequence ATGGCACTTTGGGGTGGACGTTTTACTCAGGCCGCAGATACCCGCTTCAAGCAGTTCAACGACTCGCTGCGTTTTGATTACCGGCTGGCGGAGCAGGACATCGTCGGCTCCGTGGCCTGGTCCCAGGCGCTGGCCAAGGTAGGGGTACTGACCGCCGATGAGCAGCAGCGGCTGGAACAGGCGCTGAACGATCTTAAAGCGCGGGTAGTGGCCGATCCAGAGCAAATTCTCCAGTCCGACGCCGAAGACATTCACTCCTGGGTGGAAGGGGAGCTGATCGCCGCCGTGGGCGATCTGGGCAAGAAGCTGCACACCGGCCGCAGCCGCAACGATCAGGTGGCCACCGATCTCAAGCTGTGGTGCAAGGCGCAGGTGCCGCAATTGCTGGAAAAGATCGACGCCCTGCAACAGCAGCTGGTGGCCGTGGCCCGGGAGCAGCAGGGGACCGTGCTGCCCGGTTACACTCACCTGCAGCGCGCCCAGCCGGTGACCTTTTCCCACTGGTGCCTCGCCTACGTGGAAATGCTGGAGCGGGATTACACCCGGCTACAGGATGCCGCTGCTCGCATGGATACCTGCCCGCTGGGCTCTGGTGCCCTGGCCGGTACCGGTTTTCCGGTAGACCGCCATGCGCTGGCTGTGTCTCTCGGCTTTGCCGGCCCCACCCGCAACAGCCTGGACTCCGTTTCCGACCGGGACCACGTGCTGGAGCTGATCAACTGTGCCGTGAACTCCATGATGCACCTGTCGCGCTTTGCCGAAGATCTGATCTTCTACAACTCCGGTGAAGCGGGTTTCCTCGAGCTGTCCGATGCCGTGACCTCCGGCTCCTCGCTGATGCCCCAGAAGAAGAACCCGGACGCCCTGGAGCTGATCCGCGGCAAGACCGGCCGGGTGTTCGGCGCCTATGCCGGCATGATGATGACCCTGAAGGCCCTGCCCCTGGCCTACAACAAGGACATGCAGGAAGACAAGGAAGGCCTGTTCGACGCCCTCGACACCTGGTACGACTGCCTGGAAATGGCCGAAATGGTGCTGCATGACCTCAAGGTCAATGAAGACAAGACCCGGGAAGCGGCCCAGGGCGGCTATTCCAACGCCACCGAAATGGCCGATTACCTGGTGTCCAAGGGCATTCCGTTCCGGGAAGCGCACCACATCGTGGGTGCTATCGTGGTACACGCCATCGGCAAGAAGCTGCCGATGGAAGCGCTGCCGCTGGCAGACTTCAAACAGTTCAGCGATGTGATTGAAGACGACGTCTACCCGCGCCTGACCCTGGAGTCCAGCCTGGCCAGCCGCTGTGCCCTGGGTGGGGTGGCCCCGAAACAGGTGGAAGTGGCCCTGGCCAACGCCGAGCAGCACCTCAAGGCCCGCAAGTAA
- the rpsJ gene encoding 30S ribosomal protein S10, with translation MQNQRIRIRLKAFDHRLIDQSTAEIVETAKRTGAQVRGPIPLPTRKERYTVLVSPHVNKDARDQYEIRTHKRLVDIVEPTDKTVDALMRLDLAAGVDVQISLG, from the coding sequence ATGCAGAACCAAAGAATTCGTATCCGCCTGAAGGCGTTCGATCACCGTCTGATCGACCAGTCTACTGCGGAGATCGTAGAAACTGCCAAGCGCACCGGCGCCCAGGTTCGCGGTCCTATCCCGCTGCCGACTCGCAAAGAGCGCTACACCGTACTGGTATCTCCACACGTGAACAAAGATGCACGTGATCAGTACGAAATTCGTACTCACAAGCGTCTGGTCGACATCGTTGAGCCCACCGACAAAACTGTCGATGCGCTGATGCGTCTGGATCTGGCTGCTGGCGTCGACGTCCAGATCAGCCTGGGCTAA
- the argE gene encoding acetylornithine deacetylase, with the protein MTSLNLLDMYRDIIALPSISSTDSSWDQSNEQVIRLLADWFSQLGFAVEVTELPDLPGKFNLLATKGEGDGGLLLAGHTDTVPFDPGRWNKDPFTLTEEGNRLYGLGTIDMKGFFAFIVEALKDLDLSKLDKPIRILATADEETTMAGARAIASAMAIKPDYAVIGEPTGLVPVMMHKGHMSEAIRVTGKSGHSSDPANGVNALEIMQQVMGRLIDLQRQLKEKYANPHFKVPQPTLNLGHIHGGDSPNRICACCELHFDMRPIPGVGPDELLGLLHHALAPIKEQYPGALELTHLHEPIPPYGTDPDAELVRAAAELTGNPAEAVNYCTEAPFINQLGCQTIVLGPGHIAQAHQPDEYLDLSFVKPTVAVLQHLVSRFCLSN; encoded by the coding sequence ATGACATCTCTCAATCTGCTGGACATGTACCGCGACATCATCGCCCTGCCTTCCATCAGCAGCACCGACAGCAGCTGGGATCAGAGCAACGAGCAGGTCATTCGCCTGCTGGCCGACTGGTTCAGCCAGCTCGGTTTTGCGGTGGAAGTGACCGAGCTGCCCGACCTGCCCGGCAAGTTCAACCTGCTGGCCACCAAAGGCGAAGGCGACGGCGGCCTGCTGCTGGCCGGCCACACCGACACCGTGCCCTTTGACCCGGGCCGCTGGAACAAGGACCCGTTCACCCTCACCGAAGAAGGCAACCGCCTCTACGGCCTGGGCACCATCGACATGAAGGGCTTCTTTGCCTTTATTGTGGAAGCGCTGAAAGACCTGGATCTGAGCAAACTCGACAAGCCCATTCGCATTCTCGCCACCGCCGACGAGGAGACCACCATGGCCGGGGCCCGGGCCATTGCCAGCGCCATGGCGATCAAGCCCGACTACGCGGTGATCGGCGAGCCCACCGGACTGGTGCCGGTGATGATGCACAAGGGCCACATGTCGGAAGCCATTCGCGTCACCGGCAAAAGCGGCCACAGCTCGGATCCCGCCAACGGCGTCAACGCCCTGGAGATCATGCAGCAGGTCATGGGCCGGCTGATCGATCTGCAGCGCCAGCTCAAGGAAAAATACGCCAACCCCCACTTCAAGGTGCCTCAGCCCACCCTTAACCTGGGCCATATTCACGGCGGCGACAGCCCCAACCGCATCTGTGCCTGCTGTGAGCTGCATTTTGACATGCGCCCCATTCCCGGCGTGGGCCCCGACGAACTGCTCGGCCTGCTGCACCATGCCCTGGCCCCCATCAAGGAGCAGTATCCCGGCGCCCTGGAGCTGACCCACCTGCACGAGCCCATTCCGCCCTACGGCACCGACCCGGACGCCGAGCTGGTGCGCGCCGCCGCCGAGCTCACCGGCAATCCGGCGGAAGCGGTGAACTACTGCACCGAAGCGCCCTTTATCAACCAGCTGGGCTGCCAGACCATAGTGCTGGGGCCGGGTCATATCGCCCAGGCCCACCAGCCCGACGAATACCTGGATCTGTCCTTCGTCAAACCCACGGTGGCGGTGTTGCAGCATCTGGTCAGCCGCTTCTGCTTAAGTAATTAA
- the argB gene encoding acetylglutamate kinase yields MSVQQPLVIKLGGTLLESDKALEALFSTLKTFINESNRPLVLVHGGGVLVDNQLKAMGLTSTKKNGLRVTPFEQIPVIAGALAGTANKLLLAQAIAHEIPSVGLCLADGGLCRVSQLDPELGAVGQIEGGDATLVSSLLAGGFLPIVSSIGITFDGKLMNVNADQAATAIAEILEAELVMLSDVSGILDGKGQRIAHLTEAEANELMEKNIIKDGMAVKVKAALKATKTLGKPVAVGSWRYPEQLLSLLAGESEHGTRISH; encoded by the coding sequence ATGTCCGTGCAACAACCGTTGGTGATCAAGCTGGGTGGCACCCTGCTGGAAAGCGACAAGGCGCTGGAAGCCCTGTTTTCCACCCTCAAGACCTTTATTAATGAATCCAACCGTCCGCTGGTGCTGGTGCACGGCGGCGGCGTGCTGGTGGACAACCAGCTCAAGGCCATGGGGCTGACCTCCACCAAGAAAAACGGCCTGCGGGTGACCCCCTTTGAGCAGATCCCGGTGATCGCCGGCGCCCTGGCCGGCACCGCCAACAAGCTGCTGCTGGCCCAGGCCATTGCCCATGAGATCCCCTCCGTGGGCCTGTGCCTGGCCGATGGCGGCCTGTGTCGGGTCAGCCAGCTGGATCCCGAGCTGGGCGCCGTGGGCCAGATTGAAGGCGGCGACGCCACCCTGGTGAGCTCGCTGCTGGCCGGTGGTTTTCTGCCCATCGTCAGCTCCATCGGCATTACCTTTGACGGCAAGCTGATGAACGTGAACGCCGATCAGGCCGCTACTGCCATTGCTGAAATTCTGGAAGCCGAGCTGGTGATGCTGTCCGACGTCAGCGGCATTCTCGATGGCAAGGGCCAGCGCATTGCCCATCTGACCGAGGCCGAGGCCAATGAGCTGATGGAAAAGAACATCATCAAGGACGGCATGGCGGTCAAGGTGAAGGCGGCGCTCAAAGCCACCAAGACCCTGGGCAAGCCGGTGGCCGTGGGCAGCTGGCGTTACCCGGAGCAGCTGCTGTCGCTGCTGGCCGGCGAGTCCGAGCACGGCACCCGTATTTCTCACTAA
- the rplB gene encoding 50S ribosomal protein L2: MAIVKCKPTSPGRRHVVKVSNPELYKGKPFAALLDKKSKSGGRNNNGRITTRHIGGGHKQHYRIIDFKRNKDGIPAKVERLEYDPNRSANIALVLYADGERRYILAPKGVQAGDQLLSGDAAPIKAGNCLPMRNIPVGSTVHAIEMKPGKGAQIARSAGTYAQILAREGNYVTLRLRSGEVRKVLAECRATLGEVGNAEHMLRQLGKAGAQRWRGVRPTVRGVAMNPVDHPHGGGEGRTSGGRHPVTPWGKPTKGAKTRKNKRTDKFVVRHRNK; this comes from the coding sequence ATGGCAATCGTAAAATGTAAGCCTACTTCTCCGGGTCGCCGTCATGTGGTCAAGGTAAGCAACCCGGAACTGTACAAAGGCAAGCCGTTTGCAGCCCTGCTGGACAAAAAGTCCAAGTCTGGTGGCCGCAACAACAACGGTCGCATCACCACCCGTCATATCGGTGGTGGTCACAAGCAGCACTACCGTATCATCGACTTCAAGCGCAACAAGGACGGTATTCCGGCCAAGGTTGAGCGTCTTGAGTATGATCCGAACCGCTCTGCCAACATCGCCCTGGTGCTGTACGCAGACGGTGAGCGTCGTTACATCCTGGCCCCGAAAGGCGTTCAGGCCGGCGACCAGCTGCTGTCCGGTGACGCTGCTCCGATCAAGGCCGGCAACTGCCTGCCGATGCGCAACATTCCCGTGGGCTCTACCGTTCACGCGATTGAAATGAAGCCTGGCAAAGGCGCGCAGATCGCCCGTTCCGCCGGTACTTACGCCCAGATCCTGGCTCGCGAAGGCAACTACGTGACCCTGCGTCTGCGCTCCGGCGAAGTACGCAAGGTGCTGGCCGAGTGCCGTGCCACCCTGGGTGAAGTGGGCAACGCTGAGCACATGCTGCGTCAGCTGGGTAAAGCCGGTGCACAGCGCTGGCGTGGTGTTCGCCCGACCGTACGTGGTGTGGCGATGAACCCGGTAGACCACCCGCACGGTGGTGGTGAAGGTCGTACCTCTGGTGGCCGTCACCCGGTTACCCCCTGGGGTAAACCGACTAAGGGCGCCAAAACCCGTAAAAACAAGCGTACCGACAAGTTCGTGGTACGTCACCGTAACAAGTAA
- the rpsS gene encoding 30S ribosomal protein S19 produces MPRSLKKGPFIDLHLLKKVEKAVESGDKKPIKTWSRRSMIIPNMIGLTIAVHNGRQHVPVYVSDEMIGHKLGEFAPTRTYRGHVADKKAKKR; encoded by the coding sequence ATGCCACGTTCTCTCAAGAAAGGTCCGTTTATCGACCTGCACTTGCTGAAGAAGGTAGAGAAAGCGGTGGAAAGCGGGGATAAAAAGCCAATTAAAACCTGGTCCCGTCGTTCAATGATCATTCCGAACATGATCGGTTTGACCATCGCTGTCCATAATGGTCGTCAGCACGTACCTGTCTACGTTTCCGATGAAATGATCGGTCACAAGCTGGGTGAATTTGCACCGACTCGTACTTATCGCGGCCATGTCGCTGATAAGAAGGCCAAGAAGCGTTAA
- a CDS encoding ornithine carbamoyltransferase, translating into MQHLLSLKDYSKAQIEQILELAKDVKANPAKYADALKGKSVVTLFEKPSLRTRVTFDIGVNKLGGHAVYLDSQNGAMGKRETVQDFAANLSRWCDAIVARVYDHQTLVEMTEHATVPVINSLCNLYHPCQALADFLTISEHFDDLSKVHLAYVGEGNNVTNSLLLGGAILGTTVTAVSPRGHNVDAQILKEAEALAAVSGAKIRVTDSLDDIEGVDVIYTDTWVSMGDNTPLEQVKEIYMPYQINQALLDKTGASKVLHCQPAHREWEITSEVMDGPASLILDQAENRMHAQNAVLLTLMKG; encoded by the coding sequence ATGCAGCATTTACTGAGCCTGAAGGACTACAGCAAGGCGCAAATCGAGCAAATCCTCGAACTGGCCAAAGACGTCAAGGCCAATCCGGCCAAGTATGCCGATGCCCTCAAGGGCAAGAGCGTGGTGACCCTGTTTGAAAAGCCGTCGCTGCGTACCCGGGTGACCTTTGATATCGGCGTCAACAAGCTGGGCGGCCATGCCGTCTACCTGGACAGCCAGAACGGCGCCATGGGCAAGCGGGAAACCGTGCAGGACTTCGCCGCCAACCTGTCCCGCTGGTGCGATGCCATTGTGGCCCGGGTGTATGACCACCAGACCCTGGTGGAAATGACCGAGCACGCCACCGTGCCGGTGATCAACTCCCTGTGCAACCTCTATCACCCCTGTCAGGCACTGGCGGATTTTCTGACCATTTCCGAGCACTTCGATGATCTGAGCAAGGTGCACCTGGCCTATGTGGGCGAGGGCAACAACGTGACCAACTCGTTGTTGCTGGGCGGCGCCATTCTGGGCACCACCGTCACCGCCGTGAGCCCTCGCGGCCATAATGTGGATGCCCAGATCCTGAAGGAAGCCGAGGCCCTGGCGGCCGTCAGCGGCGCCAAGATTCGAGTGACCGATAGCCTGGACGATATCGAAGGCGTGGATGTGATCTATACAGACACCTGGGTTTCCATGGGTGATAATACGCCGCTGGAGCAGGTGAAGGAGATCTACATGCCGTACCAGATCAACCAGGCCCTGCTCGACAAAACCGGAGCCTCCAAGGTGCTGCATTGCCAGCCCGCCCACAGGGAGTGGGAAATTACTTCCGAGGTCATGGACGGCCCTGCCTCCCTGATCCTCGACCAAGCCGAAAACCGCATGCACGCCCAGAACGCCGTGCTGCTGACACTGATGAAGGGATAA
- the argC gene encoding N-acetyl-gamma-glutamyl-phosphate reductase, which yields MLKAAIIGASGYTGAELAGLIQGHPNLTLAGLYVSEGSQDAHKPFASLHPRWRGVIEAPLLPLDDEAISRIHTEADLVLLATAHEVSHDLAPGFLAKGLPVFDLSGAFRVPGEGFYDQFYGFAHQHADWLADAAYGLAEWNQDAIRAAKLIAVPGCYPTASLSALKPLQAAGLLDDSRKPIISAVSGVSGAGRKASMANSFCEVSLKPYGVFSHRHQPEISHHLGCQVVFQPHLGNFIRGILATIYVQLKDGVSDEQIAAAYQQAYNGQHIVRLAGQWPQINDVAGTPFCDLHWSRDGDQLIVVSAIDNLLKGAASQAIQCINIHQGFSPLAGLVKE from the coding sequence ATGTTGAAAGCTGCAATCATAGGTGCCAGTGGTTATACCGGCGCCGAGCTGGCCGGACTGATCCAAGGCCATCCCAACCTGACCCTGGCCGGACTCTATGTGTCCGAGGGCAGTCAGGACGCCCACAAGCCGTTTGCCAGCCTTCACCCCCGCTGGCGCGGCGTGATTGAGGCTCCCTTGCTGCCGCTGGATGACGAGGCCATCAGCCGCATTCACACCGAGGCGGATCTGGTGCTGCTGGCCACCGCCCATGAAGTGAGTCACGACCTGGCACCGGGTTTTCTGGCCAAGGGCCTGCCGGTGTTTGACCTGTCCGGTGCCTTCCGGGTACCGGGGGAGGGCTTCTACGATCAGTTTTACGGCTTTGCCCACCAGCACGCCGACTGGCTGGCCGATGCCGCCTACGGGCTGGCGGAGTGGAACCAGGACGCCATTCGGGCCGCGAAGCTGATTGCCGTGCCCGGCTGTTATCCCACCGCGTCATTGAGTGCGCTCAAGCCATTGCAGGCGGCCGGACTGCTCGACGACAGTCGCAAGCCCATCATCAGCGCCGTGTCCGGGGTCAGTGGCGCCGGCCGCAAGGCCAGCATGGCCAACAGTTTTTGCGAGGTCAGCCTCAAGCCTTACGGCGTGTTCAGCCACCGCCACCAGCCCGAGATCAGCCATCACCTGGGCTGCCAGGTGGTGTTCCAGCCGCACCTGGGCAACTTTATCCGCGGCATTCTGGCCACCATTTATGTACAGCTGAAGGACGGCGTGAGCGACGAGCAAATCGCCGCCGCCTATCAGCAGGCTTACAACGGCCAGCACATCGTGCGGCTGGCAGGGCAGTGGCCCCAGATCAACGACGTGGCCGGCACCCCCTTCTGCGATCTGCACTGGAGCCGGGACGGCGACCAGCTGATCGTGGTGTCGGCCATCGACAACCTGCTGAAGGGCGCCGCCAGTCAGGCCATTCAGTGCATCAACATTCATCAGGGATTCTCGCCGCTGGCGGGTCTGGTCAAGGAGTAA
- a CDS encoding argininosuccinate synthase, which produces MSQFKKIVLAYSGGLDTSAIIPWLKENYEGCEVVAFVADVGQGAEDLEGVEEKAIASGASKCIVADLKDEFVNDYVYPTLTTGAIYEGTYLLGTSMARPVIAKAMVEVALAEGADAISHGCTGKGNDQVRFEGAVAALAPQLAVIAPWRIWDMRSREDLLDYLAERNIKTTASATKIYSRDANAWHISTEGGELESTWNEPSEQAWTWTVSPEQAPDKAETVSLTVEQGRIVAVDGKAMTPYQVLVHLNERAAKHGVGRVDIVENRLVGMKSRGCYETPGGTVMMAALRAIEELVLDKPTRAWRERVGAEFSHLVYDGRWFTPLCKALLASAEAIAEDVSGEVVLKMYKGQVTAIQKQSPNSLYSEEFATFGEDEVYDQSHAEGFIRLYSLASRIKALKAQQK; this is translated from the coding sequence ATGAGCCAATTCAAAAAGATCGTGCTGGCCTATTCCGGCGGCCTGGACACTTCCGCCATCATTCCGTGGCTGAAAGAGAACTACGAAGGCTGTGAAGTGGTGGCCTTTGTGGCCGATGTGGGCCAGGGCGCGGAAGACCTGGAAGGCGTGGAAGAAAAGGCCATCGCCTCCGGCGCCTCCAAGTGCATTGTGGCCGATCTGAAAGACGAATTCGTCAACGACTACGTTTACCCCACCCTGACCACCGGCGCCATCTACGAAGGCACCTACCTGCTGGGTACCTCCATGGCCCGTCCGGTGATCGCCAAGGCGATGGTGGAAGTGGCCCTGGCCGAAGGCGCCGACGCCATCTCCCACGGTTGTACCGGCAAGGGCAACGACCAGGTGCGTTTTGAAGGCGCCGTGGCGGCCCTGGCCCCGCAACTGGCGGTGATCGCCCCGTGGCGGATCTGGGACATGCGCAGCCGTGAAGACCTGCTGGATTACCTGGCAGAGCGCAACATCAAGACCACCGCCAGCGCCACCAAGATCTATTCTCGTGACGCCAACGCCTGGCACATCTCCACCGAAGGTGGCGAGCTGGAAAGCACCTGGAACGAGCCCTCCGAGCAGGCCTGGACCTGGACCGTGTCGCCCGAGCAGGCGCCCGACAAGGCCGAGACCGTGTCTCTGACCGTTGAGCAAGGCCGCATCGTGGCCGTGGACGGCAAGGCCATGACCCCGTACCAGGTGCTGGTCCACCTGAACGAGCGTGCCGCCAAGCACGGCGTGGGCCGGGTCGACATCGTGGAAAACCGTCTGGTGGGCATGAAGTCCCGCGGTTGCTATGAAACTCCCGGTGGTACCGTCATGATGGCCGCCCTGCGCGCCATTGAAGAGCTGGTGCTGGACAAGCCGACCCGCGCCTGGCGCGAGCGCGTGGGCGCCGAGTTCTCCCACCTGGTGTACGACGGCCGCTGGTTCACCCCGCTGTGCAAGGCGCTGCTGGCCTCTGCCGAAGCCATTGCCGAGGACGTGTCCGGTGAAGTGGTACTGAAGATGTACAAGGGCCAGGTGACTGCCATTCAGAAGCAGTCGCCCAACAGCCTGTACTCCGAAGAGTTCGCCACCTTTGGCGAAGACGAGGTGTACGACCAGAGCCACGCCGAAGGCTTTATTCGTCTGTACTCGCTGGCCAGCCGCATCAAGGCGCTCAAGGCCCAGCAGAAGTAA
- the rplW gene encoding 50S ribosomal protein L23, giving the protein MIREERILKVLKAPHISEKSTMVAEKTNTIVFKVAKDATKAEVKAAVEKLFEVEVKDVRTLLVKGKTKRTGMRVGQRSDWKKAYVTLKEGQDIDFIGGAE; this is encoded by the coding sequence ATGATCCGTGAAGAGCGTATTCTGAAAGTTCTGAAGGCGCCGCATATCTCTGAAAAAAGCACCATGGTTGCCGAAAAGACCAACACTATCGTGTTCAAGGTTGCCAAGGATGCTACCAAAGCCGAAGTAAAGGCGGCGGTCGAGAAGCTGTTCGAAGTTGAAGTAAAAGATGTTCGCACTCTGCTGGTCAAGGGTAAAACCAAGCGTACCGGTATGCGTGTTGGCCAACGTTCCGACTGGAAAAAGGCCTACGTGACCCTGAAAGAAGGTCAGGACATCGACTTCATCGGCGGCGCCGAGTAA